The DNA region GCCTCGCTGGTTCTTGCCGGTTGTGTTGGTGGATACTATTGGGGATCTACGCTACGCGCGTAGCCGGGCCGAAAACCGGTAGCCAATCATCTTATAGATCAGGCGGGCCGCCAGAAAATCCGCGCGGATCTGGCCGGGGATGGGGCAAAGCTCAACCACATCCAGGGCTACCACGGTTGTGCGCCGGTAGATCTCACGCAACAACTCCAGCGTCTGGTACCAGCTCAATCCGCCTGGCTCTGGGGTGCCTACGGCGGGCATCTCGGCGGGATCGAGGGCATCCAAATCGAAGGTCAGATAGGTGTGCTCGCTCAGACGCTCCCAGGGAATACGCCCCTGGCCGCGGGCGAGATCGCGGGCCCAGACAATGGCTGCATCGGCCCCATTGCGTAGAAAATCCATCTCCTCTGCGCTGATGCTGCGAATACCGATTTCAAGCACGGGGATGCCCAGCTCTAGTACCCGCCTGGCGATGCAGGCGTGTGAGAGAGGGGACCCCTCGTATTCAGCGCGGAGATCGCCGTGTGCGTCAATATGAATAACTGTCAGGTCGGGAAAAAACTCGCGCGCTGCGGCAATCGGCTCAAGGGACAGCGAATGCTCGCCGCCGATCACCAGAGGAAACTGGCCTCGTGCCAGAACCTCACGTACAGCCTGGCCGGTCAGCTTCAGCGCGCTGGCATGGTCCAGTCCCTGGTAGTCCAGGGCTGGGCGGGTGTAAATGCCCACTTCTTCAAGCGGGCTGCACTCTAGCTCCTCATCGTAGAGTTCCAGCTGGCTGGAGGCATTCAGGATGGCCTGGGGGCCGTGGCGTGTCCCTGGCACATATGAGACGGTGTATTCAAGCGGCGCCGGAATGATGGTTAC from Thermogemmatispora onikobensis includes:
- the speB gene encoding agmatinase, producing the protein MREPIIRQFLDEPQYSHPDKARVTIIPAPLEYTVSYVPGTRHGPQAILNASSQLELYDEELECSPLEEVGIYTRPALDYQGLDHASALKLTGQAVREVLARGQFPLVIGGEHSLSLEPIAAAREFFPDLTVIHIDAHGDLRAEYEGSPLSHACIARRVLELGIPVLEIGIRSISAEEMDFLRNGADAAIVWARDLARGQGRIPWERLSEHTYLTFDLDALDPAEMPAVGTPEPGGLSWYQTLELLREIYRRTTVVALDVVELCPIPGQIRADFLAARLIYKMIGYRFSARLRA